The Rickettsiales bacterium genome includes a region encoding these proteins:
- the rsmD gene encoding 16S rRNA (guanine(966)-N(2))-methyltransferase RsmD yields MRIISGKYKGRKIELLKEAEKRIRPTSDFAREAIFNILTHGDIGKKYSFVGKNVLDMFCGTGAFGIEALSRGAGEVTFVDESREAINNARHNVKLIGELENVDFVQASAERIGQARNSYSLIFLDPPYFKNMIPQALMALYNGGWVSDNSLLVIERDDKEKVKIPDIFEVLDKRKYGRAAVELLKLV; encoded by the coding sequence ATGAGAATAATTTCCGGTAAATATAAAGGCAGAAAAATAGAATTGCTTAAAGAAGCGGAAAAGCGTATACGCCCAACCTCTGATTTTGCTAGAGAAGCGATATTTAATATACTGACTCATGGCGATATAGGTAAGAAATATAGCTTTGTTGGCAAAAATGTGCTGGATATGTTTTGTGGGACAGGAGCGTTTGGAATTGAGGCTTTATCGCGTGGCGCGGGTGAAGTGACTTTTGTTGATGAGTCGCGAGAGGCGATAAATAACGCGCGTCATAATGTGAAGTTAATAGGTGAGCTGGAAAACGTGGATTTTGTGCAGGCAAGCGCGGAAAGAATCGGGCAAGCGAGAAATTCTTATTCACTGATTTTTTTAGACCCACCATATTTTAAGAACATGATTCCGCAGGCGCTTATGGCACTTTATAATGGTGGCTGGGTGTCGGATAATAGCTTGCTGGTAATTGAACGAGATGATAAGGAAAAAGTAAAAATTCCTGATATTTTTGAGGTGCTTGATAAGCGAAAATATGGCAGGGCAGCAGTTGAGTTGTTAAAACTGGTATA
- a CDS encoding pseudouridine synthase — MSKILDNESLATDKTSERLAKRIARAGLCSRREAEKLIEEGKVKVNGNKIVTPAFNVTDDDKVVVGGKPLREKETARLWLYHKPVGLVTSHKDEKGRGTVFEALPKEMPRVISVGRLDMNSEGLLLLTNDGGLARKLELPSTGWIRRYRVRVYGKITDRMISEMKRGVTVDGIHYGSVEAVVDSSKGGNSWLTVSLKEGKNREVRKIFEHFGCNVNRLLRLSYGSFQLGSLKKGEVKEVTQKVMKSFLGKYL; from the coding sequence ATGAGTAAAATATTAGATAATGAGAGCCTAGCTACTGATAAGACAAGTGAGCGTCTTGCCAAGCGAATCGCGCGCGCGGGTTTGTGTTCACGGCGGGAGGCGGAAAAATTGATTGAAGAAGGTAAGGTAAAAGTAAATGGTAACAAAATAGTTACACCTGCCTTTAACGTTACCGATGATGATAAGGTAGTGGTTGGCGGAAAGCCACTGCGAGAAAAGGAGACCGCGCGGCTATGGCTTTACCATAAACCAGTGGGGCTTGTTACTAGCCATAAAGATGAAAAGGGAAGAGGGACGGTTTTTGAAGCTCTTCCTAAGGAAATGCCTAGAGTAATATCAGTAGGTAGGCTGGATATGAATTCGGAAGGGCTATTATTGCTTACCAATGATGGCGGATTGGCACGTAAATTGGAACTGCCATCAACTGGTTGGATAAGGCGCTATCGGGTGCGGGTTTATGGTAAAATTACTGATAGAATGATTTCTGAAATGAAGCGAGGTGTAACGGTTGATGGTATTCACTATGGTAGTGTGGAAGCGGTGGTTGACAGTAGCAAAGGCGGAAATAGCTGGCTTACGGTTAGTCTTAAAGAGGGAAAGAATAGAGAGGTGAGAAAAATATTTGAGCATTTTGGTTGTAACGTAAACCGTCTTCTTAGGCTTTCATATGGTTCGTTTCAGCTTGGTAGTCTAAAAAAAGGTGAGGTAAAGGAAGTTACGCAAAAAGTTATGAAATCATTTTTGGGTAAATATTTATAA
- a CDS encoding Txe/YoeB family addiction module toxin, which yields MAKWKIVYTKQAQKDARKSASAGMKEKIQTLLSLIEKNPFINPPPYEKLLGDLLGAYSRRINIQHRLVYQVLEQERIIKILRMWTHYE from the coding sequence ATGGCAAAATGGAAGATCGTGTATACTAAGCAGGCACAGAAAGATGCTAGAAAGTCTGCTTCAGCCGGAATGAAAGAGAAAATTCAGACATTACTTTCTTTGATCGAGAAAAATCCGTTTATTAACCCACCACCCTATGAAAAATTATTAGGCGATTTGTTGGGAGCTTATTCGCGTCGTATTAATATACAGCACAGGTTAGTTTATCAGGTTCTTGAGCAGGAAAGAATTATAAAAATTCTAAGAATGTGGACGCATTATGAGTAA
- a CDS encoding type II toxin-antitoxin system Phd/YefM family antitoxin — MNTISVSEARANIFRLMDEVAQTHQPITITGKRSNAVLISQEDWQAIQETIYLSSIPKMAESIVEGMKTPLDECVESGQLKW; from the coding sequence ATGAATACTATAAGCGTAAGTGAGGCGAGGGCTAATATATTCCGCTTGATGGATGAGGTGGCGCAAACCCACCAGCCGATCACCATTACCGGCAAGAGGAGCAATGCTGTCTTAATTTCTCAGGAGGACTGGCAGGCGATACAGGAGACTATCTATCTATCGTCAATTCCTAAAATGGCGGAGTCTATAGTTGAAGGCATGAAAACACCGCTTGATGAGTGTGTTGAGTCAGGTCAGTTGAAATGGTAA